The genomic region TCCAAAGTGTTAACTAGCAACAAGACATGCAGCTATTAGCCATCATCTTTCGATAAAAATCACAGAGCCAACCGCTAAACACCGCTCCTTGCTATTACCAGCGATAATGGGCGAACGCCTTGTTGGCCTCCGCCATCTTGTGCGTATCCTCCTTCTTCTTCACCGAGCTTCCTCGGTTCGCCGCCGCCTCGATCAACTCACCGGCCAACCGCTCTGCCATCGTTTTTTCTGTACGCTTTCTCGAGAAACCGATGATCCAGCGGAATGCCAGAGAGGTGCGGCGTTCCGCTCGGACCTCCACCGGCACCTGATAGGTCGCGCCACCTACCCGTCGCGACTTGACTTCGAGTATCGGTTTGACATTGTCCACAGCCTGTTTAAACATTCGCAACGGATCTGTTTTCGCCCGATCCTCAATGATCTTCATCGACCCGTAGACAATCGACTCGGCAATACTTTTCTTGCCTTGAACCATCATGCTGTTGATAAACTTCGCAACCATTCGGTTGCTATAGACAGGATCGGCGACAGCCTCTCGTTTCTCAGTTACTTTACGTCTGGGCATTGAGCATTCCCCGTAACACTAAGCCTCACATATGACCAGAAAATTAAAATCGGCGCTTCAGGTAAGGTCCGTGAAGAACCGATTTTCCCTTCTGCATCGAAGGTCGTTAAGCGATCTTTGGTCTCTTGGCGCCGTAAAGAGATCGACTCTGTTTGCGATCCTGGACACCCGCCGTATCGAGAGCGCCGCGAATAACATGATAGCGGACGCCAGGCAGGTCCTTCACGCGACCTCCCCTGATGAGGACGATAGAGTGCTCCTGCAGATTGTGGCCAACTCCGGGAATATACGTCGTCACCTCAATTCCATTGCTAAGGCGCACCCTGGTTACCTTTCGAAGGGCGGAATTCGGCTTCTTCGGAGTAGTCGTATACACACGAATGCAGACCCCGCGTCGCTGTGGACAAGACTGTAGCGCCGGCGTCTTGGCCTTCTTGACGGCTGCAACTCGACCCTTACGAACTAACTGATGGATGGTAGGCACCGACTTCTCCCTCTGTTAGGCAATCAAGTTATTATACAGACTCAATTTCCATTGTCAAGTCTTTTAATGAATCAATCTAATTATCAAGCGACGCATCTAAATCGTCAGATCCTCCCTCAACCGCTACGTGTGCCCCCGTTAGGGCCTCCTTCGGCGACGCCACCTCAGGTGTAGAAATAGTGGTCTCTCGATACCACCTCATTCCAGTGCCGGCCGGAATCAGTCGCCCCATGATGACGTTCTCTTTCAGGCCACGCAATTCATCCCTCGCCCCATTGATGGCCGCCTCCGTTAAAACCTTCGTAGTTTCCTGAAACGAGGCGGCGGAGATGAAGCTGTCAGTGGAAAGTGACGCCTTGGTAATCCCCAGGAGAAGGGATTTAGCAGTGGCCGCGATCCCGCCTGAGGCCATGACTCGCTGGTTCTCTTCGAGGAAGACAGCCTTATCAACGTGCTCACCAACCAGGAAGTTCGCATCGCCGGCCGCCTCGACCCGTACTCGCTTGAGCATCTGCCTGACGATTACTTCAATGTGCTTATCATTGATCTGAACTCCCTGAAGCCGGTAGACCTCTTGTATTTCATTGACCAGATACTTCTGCAGTTCCTGTTCACCCAATACATCCAGGATGTCATGGGGGTTAATAGGACCGTCCATGAAGGGTTCTCCGGCCTTTACCTCGTCCCCTTCCAACACATTGATATGTCTGCGTCTGGCGACCAGGTATTCTCTTGCGTCGCCGTGTTCGTCTCTCACGGAAAGCTTGCGCATACCCTTGACGATTCCGCCCAATTCTACACGTCCATCGATCTCGGAAATAACGGCAGCGTCCTTTGGCCTGCGCGCCTCGAATAGTTCAGCTACCCTGGGAAGACCACCCGTGATGTCCTTAGTCTTCATCGTCTCCCGCGGGATCTTCGACACGCTATCCCCGGCCGACACTATCTGCCCCTCAGTCACCATAAGGTGAGCGCTGGCGGGCAGCAGACAGCGGAAAACGGTCGCGCCATGCTCGTCTTTAATTGAGATCCGCGGTTGCAAGTCCTCTCGGCCATGCTCTACCACGACGCGCTGCGATAGGCCGGTAACCTCATCCACTTCCTCCCGGATAGTCACCCCATCGACGACATCCCGGAAGTGCACTCTTCCACCATGCTCGGCCAAGATCGCACTCGTAAAGGGGTCCCACTCCATCAATATCTGCCCGGCCTTCACCGTCGCACCGTCCTCCACTTTCAGGTGAGCGCCGTAGACCGCCGGGTAGCTCTCTTTCTTTCGGCCCTTCTCATCGATAATGCTGATCACGCCATTCCGGTTCATCACCACGTAGTCGCTCTTGGCGGTCTTGACCGTACGCAGACTCGAAAACTTGACGATCCCCGCCCCCTTACATTCGAGGGTACTCTGCTCGACGGCACGGCTCGCTGTACCCCCGATGTGGAACGTCCGCATGGTCAACTGGGTCCCAGGTTCGCCGATAGACTGCGCCGCCAAGACACCGCATGCCTCTCCCAATTCTACCAATCTGCCGGTGGCAAGGTTGCGGCCGTAGCACTTGATGCAGATGCCTCGTCGCGCCTCGCAGGTAAGGACAGAGCGAATTTTGACTCGATCAATACCGGCATTTTCGATCTTGCTGGCCAATACCTCTACGATCTCTTGATTGGCCTCCACCAATCCCTCCCCCGTAAAGGGATCAAGGATATCATCCAAGGCTACTCGTCCGAGGATTCGGTCACGCAGAGGCTGAATAATCTCGCCACCCTCGATGAGGGGGGTGACCCATATCCCATTAGGCGTGCCACAATCCACCTCGGTCACAATGACATCCTGGGCCACATCCACCAGCCGGCGCGTTAGATAACCGGAGTCGGCCGTTTTCAAGGCTGTATCCGCTAGACCCTTTCGTGCCCCGTGAGTAGAGATAAAGTACTGAAGAACAGTAAGCCCCTCCCGGAAGTTCGCGGTAATAGGGGTCTCAATGATCTCTCCGGAAGGCTTAGCCATCAAACCGCGCATACCTGCCAGCTGTCTGATCTGCTGCCGACTGCCTCTCGCCCCGGAATCGGCCATCATGAAGACCGGGTTAAATTCTCCTTTCTCTTCCGCTTCGATCTCACGGAACATCTCATCCGACACGCGTTCGGTAACGTGGGTCCAGATATCAATAATCTTGTTGTAGCGCTCGCCTTTAGTGATCAGGCCATCCTGATACTCACGCTCAATCTTGACGATCTCCTTGTTAGCTTCGTCGATCAGCTCGCCTTTCGTAGATGGGATGAGCATGTCGTCGATGCCGATCGAGATACCGGCAAGCGTGGCGTACCTGAACCCAAGATCCTTCAGGTTGTCCAGGAGCTTCACTGTTTCCGCATTCCCGAGGAGGTAGCAGCACTGCGCGATGAGACGGGTCAACTCCCGCCGATTCATGTCCTGATTGATGAATCGGAGGGTCTCCGGCAGATGTTCATTGAAGATGCAGCGGCCTGGGGTGGTCTCGATCAGTTCACCGTCGATGCGGACCTTGACGAAAGCCATCAGTCCTACCTCATCGGCATCATAGGCCGCCTTGACCTCGTCCAGACCGGAGAACACGTGGCCTTCGCCCTTCTCGCCGGCCCTACTTCTGGTCAGATAGTAGCAGCCCAGTACGATATCCTGGCTGGGAGCAGCGATAGGCGCACCATTTGCCGGAGACAGGATATTGTGGGGAGCCAGCATCAGAACCGAGGCCTCAATCTGTGCCTCCGGTGACAGGGGCACATGGACGGCCATCTGGTCGCCATCAAAGTCAGCATTGAAGGCCGAGCAGACCAAGGGATGGATCTTGATCGCTTCTCCCTCTACCAGCACAGGTTCAAAGGCCTGCACACCCAACCGATGTAGCGTCGGAGCTCGGTTCAGGAGGACCGGATGCTCTCGGATTACCTCCTCTAAGGCGTCCCACACTTCAGACTTACCCTTTTCAACCAGCTTCTTGGCGCTCTTGATGGTGGTGACAACACCGTCCTTGAGGAGCTTCCTGAAGATAAAGGGTTTAAACAGCTCAAGGGCCATCTTTTTCGGTAAGCCGCACTGGTGTAACTTCAACTCTGGCCCCACCACGATCACCGAGCGTCCGGAGTAGTCCACCCTTTTTCCGAGCAGGTTCTGGCGGAAGCGTCCCTGCTTCCCTTTCAGCATTTCAGAAAGAGACTTCAGGGGGCGATTGTTCTGTCCCTTCAACGCGCGGCCACGACGGCCGTTATCAAATAGAGCATCCACCGCTTCCTGCAGCATCCGCTTCTCGTTTCGGATAATGATGTCAGGCGCCCGAAGTTCAATAAGACGTCTGAGCCGGTTGTTACGATTGATGACCCGCCGATAGAGATCGTTCAGATCCGATGTTGCAAAACGCCCCCCATCAAGGGGAACCAGCGGCCGAAGCTCAGGCGGTAGAACCGGAATCGCGTCCAGGATCATCCATTCCGGCTTATTGCCAGAATGGATGAAGGCCTCTACGATTCGCAGTCGTTTGGTGATCTTCTTACGATTCTGCTGAGAGGTCTCTTGAAGCATCTGCGCATGGAGACCTTCCGCCAGTTCACGAAGGTTCAACCGCTTCAACAGATCACGAATCGCCCCTGCGCCGATTCCCGCCTTGAAACCGTCTCCGTGCTCTTCGCAGGCCAGACGATACTGCTCCTCGGTCAAGAGCTGTTTCAAAGAAAAGGAAGTCTTACCCGGGTTCACCACCACATACGCTTCGAAATAGAGGACCTTCTCCAGATCTCGGAGGGATATATCGAGCAGATAGCCGATCCGACTAGGTACACCTTTGTAGAACCAAACGTGAACGACCGGGGAGACCAGCTCGATGTGGCCTAGCCGCTGTCGCCGCGCTTTACTCCTGATCACCTCAACACCGCACTTGTCGCAGACAACTCCCTTATGCTTGATACCCTTATACTTACCGCAGTTGCACTCCCAATCCTTTGTCGGACCGAAGATCTTAGAGCAGAAGAGTCCATCCCGTTCCGGCTTAAACGTCCGATAGTTAATGGTCTCCGGCTTCTTGACCTCTCCGAAAGACCACGACCGAATCTTCTCCGGCGAAGCGAGTCCAATCCGGATAGCCTTGAAACTGGTAGGATCAATGGTCTTTTCGTCGTAGAACCCGAAAAACTTATCCAACTATAACCTCCACATACCCTAGCGATTACGGAATTTCGCACCCCGCAATCGGAGGAGGGCTACTCTTTTTTCAGCTCGACATCCAGTCCTAGGCTTTGCAGTTCCTTGACCAGGACGTTAAAGGATTCCGGAAGCCCCGGATCGAGAGTACAGTCGCCCCTGACAATCGACTCGTACATCTTCGTTCGTCCCACTACATCGTCTGACTTCACGGTCAGGATCTCTTGCAAGATATGGGCGGCTCCGTACGCCTCCAGCGCCCACACCTCCATCTCACCGAATCGCTGTCCGCCGAATTGGGCCTTGCCCCCAAGAGGCTGTTGAGTAATCAAAGAGTAGGGGCCAATGGAGCGAGCGTGAATCTTATCATCCACAAGATGGGCCAGCTTCATGAGGTAGATATAGCCGACCGTCACCTCCTGATGGAACGGCTTTCCGGTTCGTCCATCATAGAGAACGGTCTTTCCAGTAGCGGGGAGACCGGCTCGCTTAAGCCAGGTCTTGATCTCTTTCTCTGTTGCTCCATCGAAGACCGGTGAGGCGACCCGTATCCCCAGGGCCCCAGCCGCCCAGCCCAAGTGGGTTTCCAGGATCTGTCCTACGTTCATTCGAGAAGGTACGCCCAGTGGATTCAGAACCACCTCGACAGGTGTCCCGTCAGGCAGATACGGCATATCTTCCTCAGGCAGGACCTTTGCAATCACGCCCTTGTTCCCATGTCGGCCGGCGATCTTATCACCGACAGAGAGCTTTCGTTTCATGGCCACGTAAACCTTGACCATTTTGAAAACCCCGGGAGCGAGTTCATCCCCTCTGGTCGCCCTGCTGATTCGCTCTTCCAGGAGCGTCTGCAGAACATGGACCTGGTTATCCGCCGCGTCGCCGATCCTGCTCGCCTTCCGACCTAACTCCTCGTCTAATCGCCCCGCGAGATCCACCAAGTCCTCATGGGACAGCTTATCCAGGACCTCGCCGGTCAACTTCTTGCCCTTGGGAACCATCACCTTGCGCGTGTGCCTGCTCCGAATCTCCCTGCTGACATTTATGCCCTCGAGGATGGATCGCAGCTTTCTATCCCGATCTGCAGCGATAATGCTGATCTCATCTTCGAAGTCCTTGCGGAGTCGGCTGACCTCTTCGTCCTCGATCGACTTGGCCCGTTCATCCTTTTCGATCCCTTTTCTGGAGAAGACCTTCACATCAACGACAGTGCCGCAAATTCCAGGAGGAACATAGAGTGAGGCATCCCGCACGTCCTCGGCCTTCTCGCCAAAGATGGCCCGCAATAGTCGCTCCTCCGGAGTGAGTACGGTTTCACCTTTGGGGGTAACCTTCCCCACCAGGATATCCCCGGGCTTCACCTCGGCTCCAATCCGGACGATTCCACTCTCGTCGAGATCTTTGAGCGCATCCTCACCCACATTCGGGGTATCGCGCGTGATCTCCTCCTTCCCCAGCTTGGTCTCACGCGCTTCGATTTCGAATTCCTCGATATGGATAGAGGTATAGCGATCCTCCTTAACCAGCCGTTCGCTGATCAGGATTGCGTCTTCAAAGTTATACCCACCCCATGGCATGAACGCCACCAGGACATTCTGCCCGAGTGCCAGTTCACCGTTCTGGGTCGCCGGGCCGTCAGCAATTACCTGCCCCCTGGCAATCCGCTCTCCCTTGCTCACGATCGGCTTCTGCGTAATACAGGTATTTTGATTGCTGCGACGAAACTTCACCAAGGCGTAGATGTCTACCCCGGAATCGTCCCCACCGTCTTCATCCTTGCCATCAGAAGCGCGGACAATGATCCGGTCAGCGGTCACCGATTCGACGATCCCTCCACGATGAGCCACTACGACCGCCCCAGAGTCTTTTGCTGCGGGATATTCCATCCCGGTTCCAACCAGGGGAGCCTCCGGTCGCAGGAGGGGGACCGCCTGACGTTGCATGTTGGCGCCCATCAGGGCGCGATTGGCATCATCGTGTTCAAGGAAGGGAACAAGCGAGGTAGAAACTCCCACAAGTTGCTTCGGGGCGACATCCATGTACTCAACATTCGTTGGGGGAACCGTAACAAAGTTGCCTCCGGATCGCGACGAGATTCGATCGGCCGTAAAGCGCCCCCGTCCGTCTAGCTCCGCATTGGCCTGTGCGATCGTGTACTTTTCCTCCTCGTCGGCCGTTAGGTACTCGATCTCATCGGTGACAACCCCACTCCGGACCTTACGATATGGTGTCTCGATGAAGCCAAAATCGTTGACGCGCGCATAGGTGGACAGACTGGCGATAAGACCGACGTTGGGGCCTTCCGGTGTTTCAATGGGGCACATACGACCGTAATGAGTCGGGTGCACGTCACGGACCTCGAACCCCGCCCGCTCCCGCGATAGCCCTCCAGGACCCAAGGCTGACAGCCGCCGCTTGTGGGTCAATTCAGCCAGCGGGTTGGTTTGATCCATAAACTGGGAGAGTTGGGAGCTGCCGAAGAACTCTTTGAGCGCCGCCGTCACCGGCTTCGCGTTCACCAGGTCATGCGGCATCAGGGTTTCCAGCTCCTGCGTACTCATTCGCTCTCTGACCGCCCGCTCCATTCGAGCCAACCCGACCCGGAACTGTTCTTCCAGGAGTTCTCCAGCCGACCGGACTCGGCGATTGCCAAGATGGTCGATGTCATCGACGGCAGTTCCGGTTTCCCCGTGCTTCAGCCTGAGGAGGTATCGGATAGCCTCCACGATGTCATCTACCTGGCCGATTCGTCCCTCCATTCCGGCAGGTCGATATCGGCGGCAAATAAGGGCATGAACCTCCAGCGGCACATCCAGGCCAAGTTTACGATTGATCTTCAGGCGCCCAACCTTGGAAAGATCGTAGCGCTTTGGATTAAAGAAGATGGACTCGAGGAACACCTTGGTCGCCTCTTCATTGGGCGGGTCTCCAGGTCGCATTCTCCGATACATCTCGGTCAGGGCGTCCTTCTCAGAACGGGTCGAGTCGCGAATGATGCTTTCCCGAATCTCGAACGCATCCCGACCATCCATGCTGGCAAGTACGGCGAAACCGCTCAGTCCGCTCTTGAAGACCCGTTCCAGCGTTTCTTCTGTAATCTCCTGCGCACATTCAACGATCACTTCGCCGCTCGTTGTATCCACAATATCAGCAGCTGCAATTCTGCCGATGAGATCCTCTTTATAGAGGGGCACCTCCGTAATTTTCAGGGCCTGTAGTCGCTTCTGGGCCACCTTCGTAATGCGCTTTGTCGCCCCAAGGATCAGCTGTCTGGTGTGGGGATCGGGGATATCCTTACTCACTCGGAAGCTGGTTGCACCGGGAGAACCCACTTGAAGCAGGACATCCTTCCCTTTCTCTACACGCAAGACATCCCGGTCATAAAAAAGGTTCAGTATCTCCTCATTGCTGCCATAGCCGATCGCTCGCAGCAGAATCGACGCAAGAAACCTCCGTCTTCGGTCTACCCGAACATGAAGCACGTCACTCGCATCAAACTCGAATTCCAACCAAGAGCCTCGGTACGGGATGAGGCGGGCGGAGTAGAGGATCTTGCCGCTCGGGTGAGTCTTGCCGCTGTCATGGTCGAAGAAGACCCCTGGAGAGCGGTGGAGCTGGCTGACCACCACTCGCTCCGTCCCATTGATAATGAAGGTGCCCTGCGGCGTCATTAAGGGCATCTCTCCCAGGTAGACCTCTTGCTCTTTAATGTCCCTGATACTGCCGGCCTCGGAGTTAGTCGGCTTATCCCAGACCATCAGGCGAAGAGTTACCTTGATCGGAACGGAATAGGTCATCCCCTTCTCGAGGGACTCCTCTGCGCCATACTTGGGCGTCCCAAACTCGTACTTGACAAAGTCAAGAGACGCTGAGCTGTCGTAATTGAAAATCGGGAAGATACTTGCGAAGGCCCCCTGAAGGCCAATCTCCTCGCGCGCGTGCGGAGGTACCTTCATTTGCAAAAACTGATCAAAGGACCGCCGCTGGATCTCGATCAGATTAGGAATCGAGATCACCTCTTTGATCTTGCTGAAATACCAGCGCTCAGCCGCCACGCTTTTCTTCACAAGGGCCATACGTCCTTGACTCCTTTTCTTCCTGTGCTACTTAAGTTCCGCAGTCGCGCCTGTCGCCTCAAGCTTCGCCTTAATCTCCTCGGCCTCAGCTTTCGACAGTCCTTCCTTCACCGGCTTTGGAGCGCCCTCGACAAGATCCTTGGCCTCTTTCAAACCAAGTCCGGTGATTGCTCTCACCTCCTTGATTACCTGGATCTTCTTTTCCCCTACAGAAGCGAGGATGACCGAGAACTCCGTCTTCTCCTCGGCTGCGGGCGACGCAGCAGCCGAAGCCCCGCCTTGGCCAACCGCAGCCACGGGCATCATTGCCGCTGCGGAGACACCAAATTTTTCCTCAATTCCCTTTACAAGGTTGTTAAGATCCAGAACAGTCCACTGCTCAATCGAATCCAATACGTCATCAACTGTGACCTTTGCCATCGTCACTCCTCTCCTTGACTACGTAATAACACATGTACCGACGATGCCCGGGCCACTACAGGCCCAGGCTGTGTCCCCTCTCTACCCCTTCTGCTGCCTCACCGCGTCCAGGACCGTCAGGAACGAACGAAGCGGCCCGCACAGCACAGTCACGAGGCCGCGAAGGGGAGATTGCATAATGCCAGCGAGCCGAGTCGCAAGCACCTCACGTGAAGGAAGATCGGCGAGCGCCATCACATCTTGCCCTGTCAGCACCCTTCCCTCCGCAAAGCCGGCTTTGATTTGGAAGGTCGGTTTCGTCTTGCTGAAAGAGGTTAAGAGCTTGGCCGACGCGGCAGGATCACCTTTGCCGTAAACAATCGCCGTCGGACCGACAAGGTAAGGCTTCAGCTCCTGAAGTTCCGTCCCCGTGGTAGCCAATCTGGCAAGAGTATTCTTCACGACCCGGAGTGTCGCCCCTTGGTGTCGAAGCGTTTTTCTCAGTTCAGTCAATTCGCTTACGGTGAGACCAAGAGGATCTGCCAACATAGCGACCGTTGCCCCTGCCAACACGGTCTTGAGATCATCAACTGCCGCTGCTTTTTCTACCCGCTTCACTATCCCCTCCATCTACGGCAAGGTGGCTGCTCTAGCTCTTTGCCAACCCCACCAAGGTGTCAAGCTCCACCTTTACACCCGGCCCCATTGTCGACGATATAGCGACTCCATTGAGATATCGTCCCTTACTCGAAGCCGGCTTGGCCCGGATCAACGCCTCCAGTAACGCCATAGCATTCTCATGGAGTTGGTTGGCCGTAAAGGACGCCTTACCGAAAGGCGCATGCACGATCCCCGCCTTCTCCGTGCGATACTCAATCTTTCCGCTCTTAAACTCTCTGACTGCTCTCCCAACATCAAAGGTGACGGTGCCGGTCTTGGGGTTGGGCATCAACCCACGAGGTCCGAGAACCTTTCCGAGACGTCCCACCAAACCCATGACGTTCGGGGCGGCGATCGCACGATCAAATTCAAGCCACCCCTGCTGGATCTTCTCGATCAGGTCCTCACAGCCCACATAATCGGCGCCGGCTTCTCGAGCATCTTTCTCTTGTTCGCCCTTAATGAAGACCAGCACCCGAACACTCTTTCCTGTTCCATGGGGCAGCACGACCGTACCTCTCACCATTTGATCAGCATGCTTCGGGTCGACCCCCAGGCGGACAGCAATTTCCATGGTCTCATTGAACTTCGCACCGGCATTCGATTTCACCACCTCGATCGCCTTGGCCAAGTCACACGAGCTCACTTGCTTGACCGCCTCAACAGCCGCTCCGTACCGTTTTCCAGCTTTGGCCATGTCTCACTCCATAACCCTAGACCACATCGATCCCCATGGTCTTCGCCGTTCCCTCGATAATCCTGACAGCCGCCTCAAGCGACAGCGCATTCAAGTCCGGCATCTTCGTTCGCGCGATCTCTTCCACCTGCTTCCTGGTTACCTTTCCTACCTTCGTGCGGTTGGGTTCCTTCGAGGCCTTCGCGATTCCAACAGCCTGTTTGAGCAGAATTGCCGCCGGAGGAGTCTTGGTGACAAACGTAAAAGACCGGTCTGCGTAAATAGTGATGACAACAGGAATCACCAGACCTTCTTCTGACGTCGTCTGCGCATTGAAGGCCTTGCAGAACTCCATAATGTTAACGCCATGCTGGCCGAGTGCAGGGCCGACCGGCGGTGCTGGGTTGGCCTTACCGGCTGGAACCTGAAGTTTTACAATCGCTGTAACTTTTTTTGCCATAAGAACCTCAAATGCAAGGGCTGTGAGCTATCAGCTGTCAGCCGTGCGTTCAGACCTTTTCAACCTGTAGGAACTCAAGGTCGACCGGGGTCGGCCTTCCGAAGATGCTGACCATCACCTTCAACCGCCCCTTTTCAGGTTTGACCTCATCAACAAGGCCAGTAAAGTTGGCAAACGGGCCATCGATAACCCGAACACTTTCCCCACGAAGGAACATGACTCTGTGCTTCGGTCGCTCGGCCCCTTCCTCTACCTGTTGCAGGATAGTTTGTACCTGCTCCTCTGGAACCGGGGTTGGGTGGGTAGCCGGGCCAACAAAGCCGGTTACTTTCGGAGTATTCTTGACGAGATACCAAAGCTGCTCTGACATCTCCGCCTTAATTAGGACATATCCTGGAAAGAATTTACGCGAGGAAACCGTTCGCTTTCCCTTCTTAAGTTCAACCACATCTTCAGTAGGAATCATGACCTGGGAAATCTTATCAGACAGCCCAAGCGCAGCAGCCCGTTGCTCAATACTCTCCTTCACCTTGTTCT from Candidatus Methylomirabilis tolerans harbors:
- the rpsG gene encoding 30S ribosomal protein S7, yielding MPRRKVTEKREAVADPVYSNRMVAKFINSMMVQGKKSIAESIVYGSMKIIEDRAKTDPLRMFKQAVDNVKPILEVKSRRVGGATYQVPVEVRAERRTSLAFRWIIGFSRKRTEKTMAERLAGELIEAAANRGSSVKKKEDTHKMAEANKAFAHYRW
- the rpsL gene encoding 30S ribosomal protein S12 encodes the protein MPTIHQLVRKGRVAAVKKAKTPALQSCPQRRGVCIRVYTTTPKKPNSALRKVTRVRLSNGIEVTTYIPGVGHNLQEHSIVLIRGGRVKDLPGVRYHVIRGALDTAGVQDRKQSRSLYGAKRPKIA
- the rpoC gene encoding DNA-directed RNA polymerase subunit beta', giving the protein MDKFFGFYDEKTIDPTSFKAIRIGLASPEKIRSWSFGEVKKPETINYRTFKPERDGLFCSKIFGPTKDWECNCGKYKGIKHKGVVCDKCGVEVIRSKARRQRLGHIELVSPVVHVWFYKGVPSRIGYLLDISLRDLEKVLYFEAYVVVNPGKTSFSLKQLLTEEQYRLACEEHGDGFKAGIGAGAIRDLLKRLNLRELAEGLHAQMLQETSQQNRKKITKRLRIVEAFIHSGNKPEWMILDAIPVLPPELRPLVPLDGGRFATSDLNDLYRRVINRNNRLRRLIELRAPDIIIRNEKRMLQEAVDALFDNGRRGRALKGQNNRPLKSLSEMLKGKQGRFRQNLLGKRVDYSGRSVIVVGPELKLHQCGLPKKMALELFKPFIFRKLLKDGVVTTIKSAKKLVEKGKSEVWDALEEVIREHPVLLNRAPTLHRLGVQAFEPVLVEGEAIKIHPLVCSAFNADFDGDQMAVHVPLSPEAQIEASVLMLAPHNILSPANGAPIAAPSQDIVLGCYYLTRSRAGEKGEGHVFSGLDEVKAAYDADEVGLMAFVKVRIDGELIETTPGRCIFNEHLPETLRFINQDMNRRELTRLIAQCCYLLGNAETVKLLDNLKDLGFRYATLAGISIGIDDMLIPSTKGELIDEANKEIVKIEREYQDGLITKGERYNKIIDIWTHVTERVSDEMFREIEAEEKGEFNPVFMMADSGARGSRQQIRQLAGMRGLMAKPSGEIIETPITANFREGLTVLQYFISTHGARKGLADTALKTADSGYLTRRLVDVAQDVIVTEVDCGTPNGIWVTPLIEGGEIIQPLRDRILGRVALDDILDPFTGEGLVEANQEIVEVLASKIENAGIDRVKIRSVLTCEARRGICIKCYGRNLATGRLVELGEACGVLAAQSIGEPGTQLTMRTFHIGGTASRAVEQSTLECKGAGIVKFSSLRTVKTAKSDYVVMNRNGVISIIDEKGRKKESYPAVYGAHLKVEDGATVKAGQILMEWDPFTSAILAEHGGRVHFRDVVDGVTIREEVDEVTGLSQRVVVEHGREDLQPRISIKDEHGATVFRCLLPASAHLMVTEGQIVSAGDSVSKIPRETMKTKDITGGLPRVAELFEARRPKDAAVISEIDGRVELGGIVKGMRKLSVRDEHGDAREYLVARRRHINVLEGDEVKAGEPFMDGPINPHDILDVLGEQELQKYLVNEIQEVYRLQGVQINDKHIEVIVRQMLKRVRVEAAGDANFLVGEHVDKAVFLEENQRVMASGGIAATAKSLLLGITKASLSTDSFISAASFQETTKVLTEAAINGARDELRGLKENVIMGRLIPAGTGMRWYRETTISTPEVASPKEALTGAHVAVEGGSDDLDASLDN
- the rpoB gene encoding DNA-directed RNA polymerase subunit beta, which translates into the protein MALVKKSVAAERWYFSKIKEVISIPNLIEIQRRSFDQFLQMKVPPHAREEIGLQGAFASIFPIFNYDSSASLDFVKYEFGTPKYGAEESLEKGMTYSVPIKVTLRLMVWDKPTNSEAGSIRDIKEQEVYLGEMPLMTPQGTFIINGTERVVVSQLHRSPGVFFDHDSGKTHPSGKILYSARLIPYRGSWLEFEFDASDVLHVRVDRRRRFLASILLRAIGYGSNEEILNLFYDRDVLRVEKGKDVLLQVGSPGATSFRVSKDIPDPHTRQLILGATKRITKVAQKRLQALKITEVPLYKEDLIGRIAAADIVDTTSGEVIVECAQEITEETLERVFKSGLSGFAVLASMDGRDAFEIRESIIRDSTRSEKDALTEMYRRMRPGDPPNEEATKVFLESIFFNPKRYDLSKVGRLKINRKLGLDVPLEVHALICRRYRPAGMEGRIGQVDDIVEAIRYLLRLKHGETGTAVDDIDHLGNRRVRSAGELLEEQFRVGLARMERAVRERMSTQELETLMPHDLVNAKPVTAALKEFFGSSQLSQFMDQTNPLAELTHKRRLSALGPGGLSRERAGFEVRDVHPTHYGRMCPIETPEGPNVGLIASLSTYARVNDFGFIETPYRKVRSGVVTDEIEYLTADEEEKYTIAQANAELDGRGRFTADRISSRSGGNFVTVPPTNVEYMDVAPKQLVGVSTSLVPFLEHDDANRALMGANMQRQAVPLLRPEAPLVGTGMEYPAAKDSGAVVVAHRGGIVESVTADRIIVRASDGKDEDGGDDSGVDIYALVKFRRSNQNTCITQKPIVSKGERIARGQVIADGPATQNGELALGQNVLVAFMPWGGYNFEDAILISERLVKEDRYTSIHIEEFEIEARETKLGKEEITRDTPNVGEDALKDLDESGIVRIGAEVKPGDILVGKVTPKGETVLTPEERLLRAIFGEKAEDVRDASLYVPPGICGTVVDVKVFSRKGIEKDERAKSIEDEEVSRLRKDFEDEISIIAADRDRKLRSILEGINVSREIRSRHTRKVMVPKGKKLTGEVLDKLSHEDLVDLAGRLDEELGRKASRIGDAADNQVHVLQTLLEERISRATRGDELAPGVFKMVKVYVAMKRKLSVGDKIAGRHGNKGVIAKVLPEEDMPYLPDGTPVEVVLNPLGVPSRMNVGQILETHLGWAAGALGIRVASPVFDGATEKEIKTWLKRAGLPATGKTVLYDGRTGKPFHQEVTVGYIYLMKLAHLVDDKIHARSIGPYSLITQQPLGGKAQFGGQRFGEMEVWALEAYGAAHILQEILTVKSDDVVGRTKMYESIVRGDCTLDPGLPESFNVLVKELQSLGLDVELKKE
- the rplL gene encoding 50S ribosomal protein L7/L12, translating into MAKVTVDDVLDSIEQWTVLDLNNLVKGIEEKFGVSAAAMMPVAAVGQGGASAAASPAAEEKTEFSVILASVGEKKIQVIKEVRAITGLGLKEAKDLVEGAPKPVKEGLSKAEAEEIKAKLEATGATAELK
- the rplJ gene encoding 50S ribosomal protein L10, giving the protein MKRVEKAAAVDDLKTVLAGATVAMLADPLGLTVSELTELRKTLRHQGATLRVVKNTLARLATTGTELQELKPYLVGPTAIVYGKGDPAASAKLLTSFSKTKPTFQIKAGFAEGRVLTGQDVMALADLPSREVLATRLAGIMQSPLRGLVTVLCGPLRSFLTVLDAVRQQKG
- the rplA gene encoding 50S ribosomal protein L1, with the translated sequence MAKAGKRYGAAVEAVKQVSSCDLAKAIEVVKSNAGAKFNETMEIAVRLGVDPKHADQMVRGTVVLPHGTGKSVRVLVFIKGEQEKDAREAGADYVGCEDLIEKIQQGWLEFDRAIAAPNVMGLVGRLGKVLGPRGLMPNPKTGTVTFDVGRAVREFKSGKIEYRTEKAGIVHAPFGKASFTANQLHENAMALLEALIRAKPASSKGRYLNGVAISSTMGPGVKVELDTLVGLAKS